One Thunnus albacares chromosome 12, fThuAlb1.1, whole genome shotgun sequence genomic region harbors:
- the dusp22b gene encoding dual specificity protein phosphatase 22-B isoform X2 — protein sequence MVAQVLPDLYLGNFKDARDRELLARNNITHILSIHDSAAPILQEMTYLCISAADLPTQNLTQHFKQSIMFMHESRLKGEGCLVHCLAGVSRSVTLVVAYIMTVTGLGWQEALAAVRVARPCAGPNLGFQRQLQEFEATQAHQFREWLQKEYKDNPFNDEADIRDLLARTSKVNGGEVEKQASTPPGGI from the exons ATGGTAGCACAG GTCCTGCCTGACTTATACTTGGGAAATTTCAAAG ATGCAAGAGACCGAGAACTGTTAGCCAgaaacaacatcacacacatcctGTCCATTCATGACAGTGCAGCTCCTATCCTCCAG GAGATGACCTATCTCTGCATTTCAGCTGCTGACCTGCCCACACAAAACCT GACGCAGCACTTTAAACAAAGTATTATGTTCATGCACGAGTCCCGCCTGAAAGGAGAAGGCTGTCTCGTTCActg TTTGGCAGGTGTGTCCCGCAGTGTCACCTTGGTGGTAGCTTACATCATGACAGTGACAGGACTGGGTTGGCAGGAGGCACTGGCTGCGGTGAGGGTGGCCCGGCCCTGTGCTGGCCCCAACCTGGGCTTCCAGCGGCAGCTCCAGGAGTTCGAGGCTACTCAAGCTCATCAG TTCAGAGAGTGGCTACAGAAGGAATATAAGGACAACCCCTTCAATGATGAAGCTGATATACGTGACTTGCTTGCCAGAACCTCCAAAGTCAATGGGGGGGAGGTGGAAAAACAGGCATCTACCCCACCTGGAGGTATCTGA
- the dusp22b gene encoding dual specificity protein phosphatase 22-B isoform X3 — MVLPDLYLGNFKDARDRELLARNNITHILSIHDSAAPILQEMTYLCISAADLPTQNLTQHFKQSIMFMHESRLKGEGCLVHCLAGVSRSVTLVVAYIMTVTGLGWQEALAAVRVARPCAGPNLGFQRQLQEFEATQAHQFREWLQKEYKDNPFNDEADIRDLLARTSKVNGGEVEKQASTPPGGI, encoded by the exons ATG GTCCTGCCTGACTTATACTTGGGAAATTTCAAAG ATGCAAGAGACCGAGAACTGTTAGCCAgaaacaacatcacacacatcctGTCCATTCATGACAGTGCAGCTCCTATCCTCCAG GAGATGACCTATCTCTGCATTTCAGCTGCTGACCTGCCCACACAAAACCT GACGCAGCACTTTAAACAAAGTATTATGTTCATGCACGAGTCCCGCCTGAAAGGAGAAGGCTGTCTCGTTCActg TTTGGCAGGTGTGTCCCGCAGTGTCACCTTGGTGGTAGCTTACATCATGACAGTGACAGGACTGGGTTGGCAGGAGGCACTGGCTGCGGTGAGGGTGGCCCGGCCCTGTGCTGGCCCCAACCTGGGCTTCCAGCGGCAGCTCCAGGAGTTCGAGGCTACTCAAGCTCATCAG TTCAGAGAGTGGCTACAGAAGGAATATAAGGACAACCCCTTCAATGATGAAGCTGATATACGTGACTTGCTTGCCAGAACCTCCAAAGTCAATGGGGGGGAGGTGGAAAAACAGGCATCTACCCCACCTGGAGGTATCTGA
- the dusp22b gene encoding dual specificity protein phosphatase 22-B isoform X1 has translation MGNGINKVLPDLYLGNFKDARDRELLARNNITHILSIHDSAAPILQEMTYLCISAADLPTQNLTQHFKQSIMFMHESRLKGEGCLVHCLAGVSRSVTLVVAYIMTVTGLGWQEALAAVRVARPCAGPNLGFQRQLQEFEATQAHQFREWLQKEYKDNPFNDEADIRDLLARTSKVNGGEVEKQASTPPGGI, from the exons ATGGGTAATGGCATTAATAAG GTCCTGCCTGACTTATACTTGGGAAATTTCAAAG ATGCAAGAGACCGAGAACTGTTAGCCAgaaacaacatcacacacatcctGTCCATTCATGACAGTGCAGCTCCTATCCTCCAG GAGATGACCTATCTCTGCATTTCAGCTGCTGACCTGCCCACACAAAACCT GACGCAGCACTTTAAACAAAGTATTATGTTCATGCACGAGTCCCGCCTGAAAGGAGAAGGCTGTCTCGTTCActg TTTGGCAGGTGTGTCCCGCAGTGTCACCTTGGTGGTAGCTTACATCATGACAGTGACAGGACTGGGTTGGCAGGAGGCACTGGCTGCGGTGAGGGTGGCCCGGCCCTGTGCTGGCCCCAACCTGGGCTTCCAGCGGCAGCTCCAGGAGTTCGAGGCTACTCAAGCTCATCAG TTCAGAGAGTGGCTACAGAAGGAATATAAGGACAACCCCTTCAATGATGAAGCTGATATACGTGACTTGCTTGCCAGAACCTCCAAAGTCAATGGGGGGGAGGTGGAAAAACAGGCATCTACCCCACCTGGAGGTATCTGA
- the irf4a gene encoding interferon regulatory factor 4a isoform X2, translated as MIKEMNLEEDSGLSVSCGNGKLRQWLIDQIDSRRYPGLVWENDEKNIFRIPWKHAGKQDYNREEDAALFKAWAMFKGKHKEGVDKPDPPTWKTRLRCALNKSNDFDELVERSQLDISEPYKVYRIIPEGAKRGMKMSSLEETASHVNAFGYIPPYTSLHNQVSGYMVSQERRDWRDYKQPEQQPLPPTHHHGPHADLQYGQCHYPSPISRAWPGSHTENESQPPVYTMDHNNAITDFSLHVSLFYRESLVKEVTTISPEGCRITSSSSSSPSSSSSSSPSSEDKFHSGAEIILFPFPYPESQRQGAEMLPNVLERGVLLWMAPDGLYAKRLCQGRIYWEGPLAPYMDKPNKLEKEQPCKLFDTQQFLVELQDFAHNGRHVPRHQVVLCFGDEYPDPQRPRKLITAQVEPMFARKLVYYYQQNNGHYLRAYDHIQEQNTSPTIDYPSQRPLQHIQE; from the exons ATGATCAAAG AGATGAACTTGGAGGAGGATAGCGGCCTGTCAGTCAGTTGTGGCAATGGCAAACTGAGACAGTGGCTTATTGATCAGATTGACAGCAGGAGATATCCCGGCCTTGTTTgggaaaatgatgaaaaaaacatctttaggATTCCATGGAAACATGCAGGAAAACAAGACTATAAcagagaggaggatgctgcaCTCTTCAAG GCTTGGGCAATGTTCAAGGGGAAACATAAGGAAGGTGTGGACAAGCCAGATCCACCCACATGGAAGACAAGACTACGTTGTGCTCTTAATAAAAGCAATGACTTTGATGAGTTGGTAGAAAGAAGCCAACTGGACATCTCAGAGCCCTACAAAGTCTACAGAATCATTCCAGAGGGAGCCAAAAGAG GAATGAAGATGAGCAGTTTGGAGGAGACAGCATCACACGTAAATGCCTTTGGCTATATTCCTCCATATACATCTCTGCACAACCAG GTATCCGGCTATATGGTTTCTCAGGAGAGAAGGGACTGGAGGGATTACAAACAACCAGAACAACAACCCCTTCCTCCTACACATCACCATGGACCTCATGCAGACCTGCAGTATGGCCAGTGCCACTACCCTTCACCCATCAGCCGGGCTTGGCCTGgctcacacacagaaaatg AGTCCCAACCCCCTGTGTATACAATGGACCACAACAATGCCATAACAG ATTTCAGCCTGCATGTGTCCCTATTCTACAGAGAGTCATTGGTAAAGGAGGTTACCACCATCAGCCCAGAAGGTTGTCGAatcacctcttcctcctcttcctctccatcgtcctcttcctcttcttccccaAGCTCAGAGGACAAGTTTCACAGTGGGGCAGAAATCATTCTCTTTCCATTCCCGTACCCTGAGTCTCAGAGGCAGGGCGCTGAGATGCTTCCTAACGTACTGGAGAGGGGAGTGCTTCTGTGGATGGCCCCTGATGGGTTGTACGCTAAGCGGCTTTGCCAGGGACGAATATACTGGGAAGGACCTCTGGCTCCATATATGGATAAACCCAATAAGCTGGAGAAGGAGCAGCCATGCAAACTGTTTGACACCCAGCAATTCCTTGTTG AACTTCAAGATTTTGCCCATAATGGACGACATGTACCGAGACACCAGGTGGTACTATGTTTCGGAGATGAGTACCCCGACCCGCAGCGTCCAAGGAAGTTGATCACGGCACAG GTGGAGCCAATGTTTGCCAGAAAATTGGTGTACTATTACCAGCAGAACAATGGCCACTACCTGCGGGCCTATGATCACATCCAGGAACAGAACACCTCTCCAACAATCGACTATCCTTCCCAGAGACCTCTACAGCATATTCAGGAGTGA
- the irf4a gene encoding interferon regulatory factor 4a isoform X1: MIKEMNLEEDSGLSVSCGNGKLRQWLIDQIDSRRYPGLVWENDEKNIFRIPWKHAGKQDYNREEDAALFKAWAMFKGKHKEGVDKPDPPTWKTRLRCALNKSNDFDELVERSQLDISEPYKVYRIIPEGAKRGMKMSSLEETASHVNAFGYIPPYTSLHNQVSGYMVSQERRDWRDYKQPEQQPLPPTHHHGPHADLQYGQCHYPSPISRAWPGSHTENGFQLSFHTYFSESQPPVYTMDHNNAITDFSLHVSLFYRESLVKEVTTISPEGCRITSSSSSSPSSSSSSSPSSEDKFHSGAEIILFPFPYPESQRQGAEMLPNVLERGVLLWMAPDGLYAKRLCQGRIYWEGPLAPYMDKPNKLEKEQPCKLFDTQQFLVELQDFAHNGRHVPRHQVVLCFGDEYPDPQRPRKLITAQVEPMFARKLVYYYQQNNGHYLRAYDHIQEQNTSPTIDYPSQRPLQHIQE; this comes from the exons ATGATCAAAG AGATGAACTTGGAGGAGGATAGCGGCCTGTCAGTCAGTTGTGGCAATGGCAAACTGAGACAGTGGCTTATTGATCAGATTGACAGCAGGAGATATCCCGGCCTTGTTTgggaaaatgatgaaaaaaacatctttaggATTCCATGGAAACATGCAGGAAAACAAGACTATAAcagagaggaggatgctgcaCTCTTCAAG GCTTGGGCAATGTTCAAGGGGAAACATAAGGAAGGTGTGGACAAGCCAGATCCACCCACATGGAAGACAAGACTACGTTGTGCTCTTAATAAAAGCAATGACTTTGATGAGTTGGTAGAAAGAAGCCAACTGGACATCTCAGAGCCCTACAAAGTCTACAGAATCATTCCAGAGGGAGCCAAAAGAG GAATGAAGATGAGCAGTTTGGAGGAGACAGCATCACACGTAAATGCCTTTGGCTATATTCCTCCATATACATCTCTGCACAACCAG GTATCCGGCTATATGGTTTCTCAGGAGAGAAGGGACTGGAGGGATTACAAACAACCAGAACAACAACCCCTTCCTCCTACACATCACCATGGACCTCATGCAGACCTGCAGTATGGCCAGTGCCACTACCCTTCACCCATCAGCCGGGCTTGGCCTGgctcacacacagaaaatg GTTTTCAGCTCTCCTTCCACACCTACTTTTCAGAGTCCCAACCCCCTGTGTATACAATGGACCACAACAATGCCATAACAG ATTTCAGCCTGCATGTGTCCCTATTCTACAGAGAGTCATTGGTAAAGGAGGTTACCACCATCAGCCCAGAAGGTTGTCGAatcacctcttcctcctcttcctctccatcgtcctcttcctcttcttccccaAGCTCAGAGGACAAGTTTCACAGTGGGGCAGAAATCATTCTCTTTCCATTCCCGTACCCTGAGTCTCAGAGGCAGGGCGCTGAGATGCTTCCTAACGTACTGGAGAGGGGAGTGCTTCTGTGGATGGCCCCTGATGGGTTGTACGCTAAGCGGCTTTGCCAGGGACGAATATACTGGGAAGGACCTCTGGCTCCATATATGGATAAACCCAATAAGCTGGAGAAGGAGCAGCCATGCAAACTGTTTGACACCCAGCAATTCCTTGTTG AACTTCAAGATTTTGCCCATAATGGACGACATGTACCGAGACACCAGGTGGTACTATGTTTCGGAGATGAGTACCCCGACCCGCAGCGTCCAAGGAAGTTGATCACGGCACAG GTGGAGCCAATGTTTGCCAGAAAATTGGTGTACTATTACCAGCAGAACAATGGCCACTACCTGCGGGCCTATGATCACATCCAGGAACAGAACACCTCTCCAACAATCGACTATCCTTCCCAGAGACCTCTACAGCATATTCAGGAGTGA
- the irf4a gene encoding interferon regulatory factor 4a isoform X3, whose protein sequence is MIKEMNLEEDSGLSVSCGNGKLRQWLIDQIDSRRYPGLVWENDEKNIFRIPWKHAGKQDYNREEDAALFKAWAMFKGKHKEGVDKPDPPTWKTRLRCALNKSNDFDELVERSQLDISEPYKVYRIIPEGAKRGMKMSSLEETASHVSGYMVSQERRDWRDYKQPEQQPLPPTHHHGPHADLQYGQCHYPSPISRAWPGSHTENGFQLSFHTYFSESQPPVYTMDHNNAITDFSLHVSLFYRESLVKEVTTISPEGCRITSSSSSSPSSSSSSSPSSEDKFHSGAEIILFPFPYPESQRQGAEMLPNVLERGVLLWMAPDGLYAKRLCQGRIYWEGPLAPYMDKPNKLEKEQPCKLFDTQQFLVELQDFAHNGRHVPRHQVVLCFGDEYPDPQRPRKLITAQVEPMFARKLVYYYQQNNGHYLRAYDHIQEQNTSPTIDYPSQRPLQHIQE, encoded by the exons ATGATCAAAG AGATGAACTTGGAGGAGGATAGCGGCCTGTCAGTCAGTTGTGGCAATGGCAAACTGAGACAGTGGCTTATTGATCAGATTGACAGCAGGAGATATCCCGGCCTTGTTTgggaaaatgatgaaaaaaacatctttaggATTCCATGGAAACATGCAGGAAAACAAGACTATAAcagagaggaggatgctgcaCTCTTCAAG GCTTGGGCAATGTTCAAGGGGAAACATAAGGAAGGTGTGGACAAGCCAGATCCACCCACATGGAAGACAAGACTACGTTGTGCTCTTAATAAAAGCAATGACTTTGATGAGTTGGTAGAAAGAAGCCAACTGGACATCTCAGAGCCCTACAAAGTCTACAGAATCATTCCAGAGGGAGCCAAAAGAG GAATGAAGATGAGCAGTTTGGAGGAGACAGCATCACAC GTATCCGGCTATATGGTTTCTCAGGAGAGAAGGGACTGGAGGGATTACAAACAACCAGAACAACAACCCCTTCCTCCTACACATCACCATGGACCTCATGCAGACCTGCAGTATGGCCAGTGCCACTACCCTTCACCCATCAGCCGGGCTTGGCCTGgctcacacacagaaaatg GTTTTCAGCTCTCCTTCCACACCTACTTTTCAGAGTCCCAACCCCCTGTGTATACAATGGACCACAACAATGCCATAACAG ATTTCAGCCTGCATGTGTCCCTATTCTACAGAGAGTCATTGGTAAAGGAGGTTACCACCATCAGCCCAGAAGGTTGTCGAatcacctcttcctcctcttcctctccatcgtcctcttcctcttcttccccaAGCTCAGAGGACAAGTTTCACAGTGGGGCAGAAATCATTCTCTTTCCATTCCCGTACCCTGAGTCTCAGAGGCAGGGCGCTGAGATGCTTCCTAACGTACTGGAGAGGGGAGTGCTTCTGTGGATGGCCCCTGATGGGTTGTACGCTAAGCGGCTTTGCCAGGGACGAATATACTGGGAAGGACCTCTGGCTCCATATATGGATAAACCCAATAAGCTGGAGAAGGAGCAGCCATGCAAACTGTTTGACACCCAGCAATTCCTTGTTG AACTTCAAGATTTTGCCCATAATGGACGACATGTACCGAGACACCAGGTGGTACTATGTTTCGGAGATGAGTACCCCGACCCGCAGCGTCCAAGGAAGTTGATCACGGCACAG GTGGAGCCAATGTTTGCCAGAAAATTGGTGTACTATTACCAGCAGAACAATGGCCACTACCTGCGGGCCTATGATCACATCCAGGAACAGAACACCTCTCCAACAATCGACTATCCTTCCCAGAGACCTCTACAGCATATTCAGGAGTGA